GCTTAATGAGCTCACTGTGTGCAGGTGTTTGTATATTGTTTGTGCTGCTATAATTTTGATGTTTAGAAGAACTGAGAGTGGATTAAAGAGAGTAGAAGTGGTAAGTTTTTCTCCATTGATTCTAGCTCATCACCtaacattcattcatcttttttagACAAGTAGTTAGCAGCTACAATTACATATTTTCCCCAAATCCTTTGCCCCTCTTTTTTATAATGACTGAATGGACTAAATTAACTGCTAAATTTGCAtaagttttattttctaaaatccAAATTGTGTTGGTTTTATATTCATGtctcagaaaaaacaaaccaacagggACGCTGAATGGATACTGATTGAGGGATGCTGATACTTTAAGTAGGTTTACATGTGGACTCactggaatataatatgcataactattcTTTtgtagtgtataatcatctgaaaataagaatcatgtttgtgtttcaccaCTGGTCCTCTTCCACATAGTCCACCATATTGAATCacaatgtttgtacagtagcccagaatagactacaacactgcacacaccAGTCATTTAACCTCTAAAAAGAAGCTCACCTGCTCCTGTGCCCATCTCTGCCTGTCTTCAGGGGAGCGTGGATGTGCCTTGATGCCCCTCTGCAGGTCAGGGTTGTTGTGGTGCATGGAGGGCAGGTTCAGGGACTTGGGCCTGCTGTCGTGGCGATGGTGAGCTGGTGGGTAGGGGGCTGTGTCAGGCTTGGGGTGAGGGTAGTCACTTGGCGCAGGGTCCTGCACCAGCTCCTCTGGGCTTTGGTCAGTGCCACTGCTAAGACTCCCCATGCTCATACTCATCTTGATCTCTGCAACAATTTGGTCAAtgtcctcctctgcctcctcccccgtctccccctccaccaccagcacctTACGGCTACGGTACGGAGAGACTCGCACCGAGTTCCCATTGTCCTCTGGGGCATAGTAGTCTCCAGTGTAGGCCCTTCCATGTCTGTCCTCGTCGTCAcactcctcatcttcctcctcattcGGGCAGTACTCctcactctctgcctcctcctcttcctctcggTTGTGCAGTGTGTCTTGCAGGgagggttggtggtggtgatgatggtgatggtgatggtctAGGATGGGTTCTGGTCTGCCATTGTATATCTGTTCATCTGGATCTTGCTCCACCACCTCGCAGCGaacctccccctctccctcacCCCACTCCTCCACCCTGTGCCTCTCTCTTCCCACCCACTGCTCCTGCCTTACCtggctctcctctctccactcctCCCTCGCATCTtcatccccctctctccacTCTTCCCttacctcttcctcctcttccctccactCTTCTCTTACtgccccctctccctcctcatcctccacccattcttcctctctcacctccCCCTCAACCTCTCCTTCCTCGACCCAGCCTTCCACAGCCTCCTGGCATTCATCTGCGTGGGCTCCGCCCTGCTGCATGGTGCCGGCACAGTCCACctggctgtggctgtggctgtggtTGCAGTCTCCCTGACTGCTGCAATCCATACCTTCCAGGTAGCTGTCGTCCTCTGGGCAGTAGCGGATGTAATAAGTCAcaccttcatcctcctctgccAGTCCTGCAGGGATTTATGATCACAGACAGAATGTTCACTTCATTAGGGAAGGAATCAATATTCAGCTCCAATTTAAAACAGGTTTGTAAAGAATGCTAAGATTAATGTTCTTTATAGTTATAGCTACATCTCCCATCTACACTGTGATACGtggttttaaaggtttttattttcatgtgggACTTGCTGGTGGAAAAATGTTTGAACTTGAGGGGATATTTGCATTCTTGCCTGAATccacaaaaagagagacaacCTTGTTCTCAAGCACCAGTAGCGGTGCCAACAATTTAGTATGAATACCTGAATGAAAAAGTATTGCTCTCGATGAAGCTGACTGTATttgacatttattacatttttcttttatttattttttgctcagTCGCTCAAGTGTAATCTCCCGATCtctattaacattttattaaacataaatgaGCTCAGAGTCAATAATGGAGGGGCGAGGATAGATTCTTTATCTGTGAcaataatcaaatatttatcATCTACGTGATTAACACTGTGCTCACCGTCATCATagtcctcctcatcatctgagGTGTTGTTAATGTAGTCAGAGCTGGAGTCGTCATCCAGACTGTCAGCACCACCGTGGAAGTCTGCCCGGTCGTGGTCATCTTGTTCATGTTCTGGTGTGGAGGGCGTTGCTGGCCGCTGGTCCTCCAGTTCTGCATCTGTTTGGTTGCTGTACCTCTTCACTTCAACCTCTGTGTCTACATCCACTTCTGGATGGTTGTGACTCACTTCATGAGACTTAGGAGAAGAATATTGTGCCTTGCAGGAACGGGGGAGGGGTTTCGGATCATGTGACTCTTTGGGGTAGCGAACTGGGCGTTGCCGAGGGGGCAGGACCTTCAGATCACATGACTCTGTGGTAGGATGAGGGGCGGGACAGGAGACGGGGCCTGGAGCAGCCATACTGTTTCCTCCAGCAGTCCCCGGCCTCTTCCTATGAGCCATGATTGGCGGCTTACAGGCCATGCATTGTTATTGGTTTGATCCTGGGAGACAGATAAAGACACAGAGGCACAGTGTTAGATACAACTCTTAATCCACCCATGCAAGTGCATACAACAGAGGAACAtacaatagaatagaataaaatcaaatgCTCAAGGCTAAAGCCAGTAAGCTTTTGAaaagtgta
The Larimichthys crocea isolate SSNF chromosome VIII, L_crocea_2.0, whole genome shotgun sequence genome window above contains:
- the apba2b gene encoding amyloid-beta A4 precursor protein-binding family A member 2 — its product is MACKPPIMAHRKRPGTAGGNSMAAPGPVSCPAPHPTTESCDLKVLPPRQRPVRYPKESHDPKPLPRSCKAQYSSPKSHEVSHNHPEVDVDTEVEVKRYSNQTDAELEDQRPATPSTPEHEQDDHDRADFHGGADSLDDDSSSDYINNTSDDEEDYDDGLAEEDEGVTYYIRYCPEDDSYLEGMDCSSQGDCNHSHSHSQVDCAGTMQQGGAHADECQEAVEGWVEEGEVEGEVREEEWVEDEEGEGAVREEWREEEEEVREEWREGDEDAREEWREESQVRQEQWVGRERHRVEEWGEGEGEVRCEVVEQDPDEQIYNGRPEPILDHHHHHHHHHQPSLQDTLHNREEEEEAESEEYCPNEEEDEECDDEDRHGRAYTGDYYAPEDNGNSVRVSPYRSRKVLVVEGETGEEAEEDIDQIVAEIKMSMSMGSLSSGTDQSPEELVQDPAPSDYPHPKPDTAPYPPAHHRHDSRPKSLNLPSMHHNNPDLQRGIKAHPRSPEDRQRWAQEQVSNGAEQPRKQQRSDLNVPLENNNVPEPTKKVASFPSFVDVPGPCEPEDLIDGIIFAANYLGSTQLLSERNPSKNIRMMQAQEAVSRVKRVQKAAKIKKKASADGDAQTLTEVDLFISTQRIKVLNADSQETMMDNALRTISYIADIGNIVVLMARRRMPRTASQDCIETTPGAPEAKKQYKMICHVFESEDAQLIAQSIGQAFSVAYQEFLRANGINPEDLSQKEYSDIINTQEMYNDDLIHFSNSENCKELQLEKSKGEILGVVIVESGWGSILPTVILANMMNGGPAARSGKLSIGDQIMSINNTSLVGLPLATCQGIIKGLKNQVQVKMNIVSCPPVTTVLIKRPDLKYQLGFSVQNGIICSLMRGGIAERGGVRVGHRIIEINGQSVVATAHEKIVQALSNSVGEIHMKTMPAAMFRLLTGQETPMYI